In one Dermacentor variabilis isolate Ectoservices chromosome 4, ASM5094787v1, whole genome shotgun sequence genomic region, the following are encoded:
- the LOC142577852 gene encoding very long chain fatty acid elongase 7-like → MTSSTLFFSDDASRVWLPKRDHRTEGWPLTGNPLPLLVITAAYVYFVKVAGPRWMSRRKPFELKACILVYNLSATLLSAFFVCRFVKLAYWDLGYTFLQDLDMIDSPANLEIVHLSWWFYMFKVSELADTVFFVLRKKNHQVSALHVVHHVIVAWNMWLDVTYGAQSHEMFVTCLNTFVHVFMYSYYFLAALGPAYKRLLWWKKYMTMMQISQFVLLFAHAVGMVFAKGNYVGLFVWLEVAQAILFFVWFVVFYIQAYSRKKL, encoded by the coding sequence ATGACTTCGtctacgcttttcttctctgACGACGCCAGCCGCGTGTGGCTGCCGAAGCGCGACCACCGGACCGAAGGTTGGCCGTTGACCGGCAATCCCCTGCCACTCCTCGTGATCACGGCCGCTTACGTGTACTTCGTCAAGGTGGCCGGTCCCCGCTGGATGTCGCGGCGCAAGCCGTTCGAGCTGAAGGCCTGCATCCTCGTTTACAACCTGTCAGCAACCCTCCTCAGCGCGTTCTTCGTGTGCCGTTTCGTGAAGCTCGCTTACTGGGACTTGGGCTACACCTTCCTGCAGGACCTAGACATGATCGACTCTCCAGCAAACCTCGAGATCGTGCACTTGTCTTGGTGGTTTTACATGTTCAAGGTCTCCGAGCTCGCCGACACCGTGTTCTTTGTGCTGCGCAAGAAGAATCATCAGGTCAGCGCGCTGCACGTGGTGCACCACGTGATTGTCGCGTGGAACATGTGGCTGGACGTGACCTACGGCGCCCAGTCCCACGAGATGTTCGTCACGTGCCTGAACACGTTTGTGCACGTGTTCATGTACTCGTACTACTTCCTCGCGGCGCTTGGTCCCGCCTACAAGCGTCTGCTGTGGTGGAAGAAGTATATGACCATGATGCAGATCTCGCAGTTTGTCCTCCTGTTCGCGCACGCCGTCGGCATGGTGTTCGCCAAGGGGAACTACGTTGGACTTTTCGTGTGGCTTGAGGTGGCGCAAGCGATCCTGTTCTTCGTGTGGTTCGTGGTGTTCTACATTCAAGCTTACTCCAGGAAAAAGCTGTAG